AGCACCAGCTTGTCGGCACCGGGGCGCAGCCACGTCTCGACCACGCGCGCACCGGCCTTGTGCTCACGGAAGCTCTCGCCGCGACGCGCCGCGAGCTCGTCGACGACCATCTGTCCGACGTTGTGCCGGGTCGCCTCGTACCGGGGCCCCGGATTGCCGAGCCCGACCACGAGCCACGTGGATGCCATGCCATCGTCCTTTCATCCGACATCGCCGGACCTCGGTCAGGATACGACAGAGGGGGCGCGAACAGCTCGCGCCCCCTCTGCGATGAGATCGGGATTACTCCGCGGCGGCCTCGTCGGCAGCGGCCTCGTTCTCGGAGGACTCCTCCTCCTCGACGACGGCGGTCTCGGCCGAGACGGCCACGACGAGCACCTCGGGGTCGGTGACGAGCGTGGAGCCCTGAGGCAGCACGACGTCGGCGGCGGTGATGTGCGCGCCCTCCTCGAGACCCTCGACAGACACCTCGATGTGCTCGGGGATATGCGTCGCCTCGGCCTCGATCGAGATCGTGGCGGAGTCGAGGTTCACGATGGTGCCCGGGGCCGACTCGCCGGTCACGACGACGGGAACGTCGATGGCGACCTTCTCGCCCTTCTTGACGACGAGCAGGTCGATGTGCTCGATGATCTGGTGCACCGGGTCCTTCTGCACGTCCTTCACCAGGGCGAGCTGCTGCGTGCCCTCGATGTCGAGCTCGAGCAGTGCGTTGGCGCGGCGGACGATCAGCGAGACCTGGTGGCCGGGAAGCGCGACGTGCACGGGGTCGGTGCCGTGGCCGTAGAGGACCGCGGGGATCTTGCCTGCGGCGCGCAGACGACGGGCGAAGCCCTTGCCGAAGCTGGTGCGCAGCTCGGCCTGGACCTTGGTGTCTTCAGACATGAGGTTCTCCTTCGGGGCACGCAGCGAGCAGCCGCGCGGTGGTCTGGGAATTGCGGACTCGGGCGTCGACACGAGGACACAGCCCACCGTGGGTGCATCGCCGCGTCGATCACGGACGTCCGCGCATGCGCAAGCGTCCCTCGCCGAGGTACCTCTTCATGGTACCCGATGACCCGATAGGCTGAAGACACCGGTCCTTCCACCCAGATCACGGAGAAACCCATGCTCGACGGCGCCTTCCTCTCTCACGCACTCGCATGGCTGATCGGCGCGATGACGGTGTGCGCGGCGGTCTGCACGTTCGGCGCGCTGTTCTCGCTCGGCCGCTCGGGCTACCGCAAGGACTGAACCCCCTCCGTCGTCACCTCGGGCGGCCGCGGCCCGAGGATTCGCTCGCGCCTACCGCGCAGCGTTGACGATGGCCGACACGGTGCCCTCGACCCCCGCCGACTCCCCCACCCTGACCCCGTGCTCGTCGTCCGCGAGAGGCTCGAGGGTCTGCAGCTGGGACTCCAGCAGCGACGCCGGCATGAAATGATCCGTGCGGGCGCGCATCCGCTCCTCCAGCTCCGTCTTGGGCACGGCGAGCTCGGCGAAGAACGCATCGGGCGCCTCGCTCCGGATGACGTCGCGGTAGGCCCTCTTGAGCGCCGAACACGCGATGACGATATCGTCGCGTTCGCGCAGCGTGGCCCCCACCTGCCGCAGCCACGGCATCCGGTCGTCGTCCTGGAGAGGGATGCCTGCAGCCATCTTGGCGACGTTCGCCGCCGGATGCAGGTCGTCGCCGTCGACGAATCGCGCACCGATGCGCTCGGCGAGAGCCCGACCGACCGTCGACTTGCCCGAGCCGCTCGGACCCATCACGACGATGCGCACGTTCATTCCTCCCGGCGGAAGTCGAGGAGCACCTTGCAGGAGCTCGCGGGATCGGCGGCCAGCGCGAACGCGTCGATGGCGTCCGCCGCGGGCCGCACGTGGCTGATGATACCGCTGACGTCGAGCGATCCGTCTGCGAGTGCGGTGATGACCTCGCCGAACTCGGCCCCGAAGCGGAACGATCCCACCAGCGACAGCTCGCGCGAGATCGCCGTGGCGAGCGGAGCGGGGACGTCGCCGGCGCGCTGGAGCCCGAGCATCACGACCGTGCCGCCGCGCGTCGCCGCCGAGACCGCTGCGGCGAACCCGGGCACGGTACCGCTCGACTCGACGACGACGTCGGCGTGGAGCGCCGCGATGGCCTCGCCGTCGCGGGCGTCGAGGCCGGCGATGCCGCGCGCCTGGGCGATCTCGCGCGGTGCTCGCTCGAGATCCGTCACCGTGACGGCAGACGCGCCGCCCCGCACGGCGACGGAGGCGACGAGCTGGCCGATGGGCCCTGCGCCGATGACCGCGACGGATCGCCCTCGTATCTTGCCGGCGCGCTCGATCGCGTGCCAGGCGACCGCGCCAGGCTCGGCGAGGGCTGCGGTGCGCAGGTCGAGTCCCGACGGCAGCGCGTGCACCATGCGGGCAGGGAGTACGACCCGCTGGGCGAACGCACCCTGCGTGTGCGGCAGGTGCATGGCCGAGCCCAGGTAGGTCGATGCGGGAGCGAGCTGCGGGCGCTCCCTCGGCCACGGCGTGACGCCGTCTCCTCGCGGGGTGAGCGGATGCACGGCGACCGGGGTCCCGACCGCCGGCCCCGTTCCGTCTGCTGCGGCGACGCTCACGATCCCCGAGACCTCATGCCCCAGCACCATGGGCTCACGCAGCACGGACGCCCCCGCCGCACCATGTCGCCAATAGTGGAGGTCGGAGCCGCAGATCCCGCCGAAGGCGATGTCGACGACGACCTCGTCGGAGGCGGGGTTCGGCGCGCCGATGTCTTCGATGCGCAGATCGTCGGCGGCGTGCGCCACGACGGCGAGGTTCTCCATGCTGTCTGCTTCTTTCCCAGGATCTTCCGCGGATCGGCACTTCTGTCAGAGCAGCGGCGTGACGAGCTCGGTGCCCGCCACCCGCACCGTGACCACCTGGCCGGGGTGTACGGGCGCCTGCGAGTACGGCGCCCCGGTCATGACGATGTCGCCCGGCCCGAGCGGCATCCACCGACTCGCATACTCCAGGCACTCCCTGATCGAGACGGGCAGCTCGCGGCTGCTCGTGCGGGACACGGCCCGGCCGTCGACATCGACCTCGAGCTCCACGTCGTCGATACCGGCCGATGTGTCGATCCAGGGCGCG
This Microbacterium sp. XT11 DNA region includes the following protein-coding sequences:
- a CDS encoding 50S ribosomal protein L25/general stress protein Ctc, coding for MSEDTKVQAELRTSFGKGFARRLRAAGKIPAVLYGHGTDPVHVALPGHQVSLIVRRANALLELDIEGTQQLALVKDVQKDPVHQIIEHIDLLVVKKGEKVAIDVPVVVTGESAPGTIVNLDSATISIEAEATHIPEHIEVSVEGLEEGAHITAADVVLPQGSTLVTDPEVLVVAVSAETAVVEEEESSENEAAADEAAAE
- a CDS encoding gluconokinase translates to MNVRIVVMGPSGSGKSTVGRALAERIGARFVDGDDLHPAANVAKMAAGIPLQDDDRMPWLRQVGATLRERDDIVIACSALKRAYRDVIRSEAPDAFFAELAVPKTELEERMRARTDHFMPASLLESQLQTLEPLADDEHGVRVGESAGVEGTVSAIVNAAR
- a CDS encoding alcohol dehydrogenase catalytic domain-containing protein, yielding MENLAVVAHAADDLRIEDIGAPNPASDEVVVDIAFGGICGSDLHYWRHGAAGASVLREPMVLGHEVSGIVSVAAADGTGPAVGTPVAVHPLTPRGDGVTPWPRERPQLAPASTYLGSAMHLPHTQGAFAQRVVLPARMVHALPSGLDLRTAALAEPGAVAWHAIERAGKIRGRSVAVIGAGPIGQLVASVAVRGGASAVTVTDLERAPREIAQARGIAGLDARDGEAIAALHADVVVESSGTVPGFAAAVSAATRGGTVVMLGLQRAGDVPAPLATAISRELSLVGSFRFGAEFGEVITALADGSLDVSGIISHVRPAADAIDAFALAADPASSCKVLLDFRREE